The Armatimonadota bacterium genome includes a region encoding these proteins:
- a CDS encoding ABC transporter ATP-binding protein, with product MPLMPAVVMERVTRRFPSGRGEPGRDIVALDGVSLTVAAGGIFGLLGPNGAGKTTLLRLVSTLLSPSRGRIAVLGRDTRRYPEEVRRRIGAVLGGERSVYWRLSGRENLLYAGALHDLPPRVAAGRADELLRMVALTERADDLVERYSSGMRQRLALARALVHDPALLILDEPTAGMDPQAAAEVRALLAALARDGGRTVLIATHNLDEADRLCGTVAILDRGCLVALDRPGALKARLPADERTGGGAPTLEAVFMALTGRSLSAADQPAWPQ from the coding sequence ATGCCCTTGATGCCCGCGGTGGTGATGGAACGGGTGACGCGCCGCTTCCCCTCTGGGCGCGGGGAGCCCGGGCGTGACATTGTCGCGCTGGACGGCGTCAGCCTCACGGTGGCTGCCGGGGGCATCTTTGGTTTGCTCGGCCCCAACGGCGCAGGGAAGACCACGCTGCTGCGCCTGGTGAGCACCTTGCTGTCGCCTTCCCGCGGCCGCATCGCGGTATTGGGGCGCGATACGAGGCGCTACCCCGAGGAGGTACGCCGCAGGATCGGCGCGGTTCTGGGAGGCGAGCGGTCGGTCTACTGGCGTCTTAGCGGGCGCGAGAACCTGCTCTATGCAGGAGCGCTACACGACCTGCCGCCCCGTGTCGCTGCAGGCCGCGCGGACGAACTGCTCCGCATGGTGGCCTTGACCGAGCGCGCGGACGACCTGGTGGAGCGGTACAGCAGCGGCATGCGCCAGCGCCTAGCGCTCGCGCGGGCGTTGGTGCACGACCCCGCGTTGCTGATTCTGGATGAGCCGACCGCTGGCATGGACCCGCAGGCGGCCGCGGAGGTCCGCGCGCTTCTGGCAGCCCTGGCCCGCGACGGCGGGCGCACGGTCCTGATCGCGACCCACAACCTGGACGAAGCCGACCGCCTCTGCGGAACCGTTGCCATCCTGGACCGGGGGTGCCTGGTTGCGCTCGACCGACCCGGCGCGCTCAAGGCCCGTCTTCCGGCGGACGAGCGGACCGGCGGCGGCGCGCCGACACTCGAGGCGGTCTTCATGGCGCTCACTGGGCGCTCCCTTTCGGCCGCCGACCAGCCCGCGTGGCCGCAATGA
- a CDS encoding type II toxin-antitoxin system prevent-host-death family antitoxin: MRLVSTAELKNRTNEVLRTVQAGEPVIITRHGRPVASLTGLVGGNLSGLLSGSGGIASRATGARVPSGGYAYAAFALPFGTFYVAFGSLGPAFARIATSSEAFERDAGRYLGTTVRRAARPRWLADAVRGAVRLRTAFGGPVDLTRAGPFEQEVLAALRRIPTGEVRTYGEIARAVGQPGAARAVGTACARNPVPLLIPCHRVVRSDGGLGGYSLTGGVGLKRRLLESEGALPRLPLPRAAGRSR, translated from the coding sequence ATGCGACTCGTGTCCACGGCCGAACTGAAGAACCGCACGAACGAAGTGCTGCGCACGGTGCAGGCAGGGGAGCCGGTGATCATCACGCGCCACGGCCGCCCCGTGGCGTCGCTGACGGGTCTGGTCGGAGGCAACCTGTCGGGCCTGCTGTCAGGCTCAGGGGGCATCGCTTCCCGGGCGACCGGTGCACGCGTGCCGTCAGGTGGATACGCCTATGCCGCGTTCGCGCTGCCCTTCGGCACGTTCTACGTGGCGTTTGGATCACTGGGGCCTGCCTTCGCCCGGATCGCTACCTCGTCCGAGGCGTTCGAGCGCGATGCCGGCCGCTATCTCGGCACGACCGTGCGCCGCGCTGCCCGGCCCCGATGGCTGGCGGATGCGGTCAGGGGCGCGGTGCGGCTCCGCACGGCGTTCGGCGGGCCGGTGGATCTCACCCGCGCCGGACCGTTCGAGCAGGAGGTCCTGGCGGCTCTGCGCAGGATCCCTACCGGAGAGGTCCGGACCTACGGCGAGATCGCGCGCGCAGTGGGGCAGCCCGGAGCCGCGCGGGCCGTGGGCACCGCCTGTGCCCGCAACCCGGTGCCGCTGCTCATCCCGTGCCATCGCGTGGTGCGCAGCGACGGAGGCCTGGGAGGGTACTCGCTGACAGGAGGCGTGGGCCTGAAGCGGCGCCTGCTGGAATCCGAAGGCGCGCTCCCGAGGTTGCCCCTTCCGCGAGCGGCCGGCCGCTCGCGGTGA